The Spirosoma foliorum genome has a window encoding:
- a CDS encoding peptidylprolyl isomerase, producing MYKTIGGTPYLDGAFTVFGELIDNLAVIDSIAKQTRNPADRPLTDRRLAMSGQWMKKKKITKLYGYRY from the coding sequence GTGTATAAAACCATCGGCGGAACTCCATATTTAGATGGAGCCTTTACGGTCTTCGGCGAACTCATCGACAATCTGGCCGTCATCGACAGCATTGCCAAACAAACCCGCAACCCCGCCGACCGCCCCCTGACCGACCGCCGATTGGCCATGTCGGGCCAGTGGATGAAGAAAAAGAAAATCACCAAACTGTACGGATACAGGTATTAG
- a CDS encoding DUF885 family protein encodes MVSYKIGELKIRTIRQKAEKALGTRFDIRAFHDQVLKDGPMPLANFENKLDSWIKSQQTIAKKN; translated from the coding sequence GTGGTTTCCTACAAGATTGGCGAGTTGAAAATTAGGACCATTCGCCAGAAGGCGGAGAAAGCCCTGGGTACTCGGTTCGACATCCGGGCCTTTCACGATCAGGTGCTGAAAGACGGGCCGATGCCCCTGGCCAATTTTGAGAACAAGCTGGATAGCTGGATCAAGAGTCAGCAGACCATCGCCAAAAAGAACTAA